Genomic segment of Dermacentor albipictus isolate Rhodes 1998 colony chromosome 5, USDA_Dalb.pri_finalv2, whole genome shotgun sequence:
tgggttgagccctcgtaatatgcttcgcataaaaaaacaatggtcgctcgccgccatcactgtggggactcgaaggattgcaccgcgttccttgagcgcaacctttccggaaagtcttgtttcgccggtgtaggatactaagcaatatgcgtatggttctcagtgggccaatcgtctcatgttttcttcggtattaattctgtagtcccattaggtgcccgatgtaggcattcgattctggccaacatactttcctatgcgttttttttttccatttcggtgcctccgccccacagaaaaaaaatacattgttgcggcgcagcgaattgtcgcatggtgaaagttcgattttgatatttcttttgcggaacgtaatgggtgacgggacgcttcagttgccggatacgtttattatattattgcgaaagcaattatatggaccctccaggcgcattcctgccatcgccctcatgtttcgtataaagcccaaggctgataaaatcgtgaccacgcgctgcatgctgtatgtgtgagtgaaagcgtaggggtggaggtggaatggctgagccgacgatggtggctcagtcttgtgtgcgcaaaggagaaaagcggggagcaagcgcgccgccttccatcgcgcgcaatacatcggggagagtggatggaatgggggcggaatctaggattctgtgaatctatgaatgtgcaacatgtttatttgccttgtttgacgcattacatacagttactttttcttacatacatagactcattggagacttatacgtatacttaaatatcttgttgcgatgttttgtgtatacatgcagtgaactatgtttccggtgacatttttttgtcctttatcaagccgtattttcacatttgtatatcccattgtatctttggatttctaatgtacgagggcgagtcaaatgaaagtgcgcccaCCCTAAcctcgcaataatggttcggttcattatctgcgaggcatgcgcgtaggagaacggcatgtctcatttacaaaagtgacacgcaggtgtgaagataaatgttctttaatgctctcatacactgggttgaatatggttgcgtcacataatggacacttcaaaagttgaacagctcggtgtcgcgaagtttttgacagctaaaggtgtttccgaaacagaaattaatcgccgtatggctgccgtttacgttgaacacggcatttcattgaccactgtgaagcgttggagcaaacggttgaaaggacgttgtaaagacattccaagaccgggccaaaaccatcgtgcaatcaccccccacacaatttcaaaggttcatgagccgatgaaacaagaacggaggataagcatcgatgaactggcagaccgtctgaacatcagtcacggttcggttcacgccttaattcatgagcttctcggttatcggctctttggtgcgcaatggatccccaagattttgatccatagcgagaagacggagaagtttcgcgctgccttgactcatctgatcggatatcacaatgaggatgacgacttcatgttttaattgtgatcggggacgaaccttggtgccactactacgagcctgaaacacgacggcaaagcttacagtggaaacattcgaatttaccgcgcccaaagaacgcaaaggccatcatttccgctggaaaggtgttgttgacttttctttcggtcgtcagggtctattactgatagaatttgctaaatcttgagaggctatcaattgtttccgatattgtgaaacgccagaacggcagtgtgtcgcaatcaagaacgaacaacgtggaaaattgacgaatggggtcatcttgttccacgacaatgcctgtccccacgtcgcttatgtggttaatacaaaactggcaaagttcaagtggaaaacgctgcagcatccgcaatacagctcagacctgtcaccttgcgacttctacattttggggcaactgaaaaaacagatcaagggaaccagatacagatttttgaagcagcaacccaaggagttttataagacgggaatgacgcgactcgttagtcaatgggacaaatgtctaaattctcatgaagactacttttaaaagaagtaccccgttgttggctcacattcatttgacttgccctcgtatatcttgcagaattcctgctttttatacgtgccctctgttgcgactgatttcggtgcaattactcacgatacacgaacGGTGGCatctgcttctgcgtaatacattaaaacaaattacagcgtcattgagatttttcactggccatcgcatatgtacaagaatgtaagcatggttcttgaatgacaaagtttcatcaacatatttgtcctcaacttgtccaGTTCATtggcttttaatttttcatatcagtggcatgcactgctttcctggtttcggactgatatagttctaaagttcgtgtgatattttctttacttaaatagacaaaaatatggaagcattgatatcagttattttgggcaatatttttggcacatacgagtatattcttttatgaaaaaatacatattttattgctttgactgtgcgtagcgttcaagaattcgtttgcagcatctttggcaatgacaatgcagttattattcatggatttgatcccttgacaaattgtttaagaggaagctttagctcgggcccaatccgacgcggcctattcgaatacttgtaaaacgcagaaacccttttcttagataatcctgcgaatcgcttttattgaaattcgttgcattcgagagagaaagttaaatcctagttctgttggaaacaaaacttcgatttagggcctgaatgttgtttaaaatattttgaaaaattcgaaagcttgaaaatataggagcacgacgtttacaaactaatagctatgcatgaataacagacattgcggttctgtaaacggcatctattataacagtcaaagcggacaagtttgctatatcaatttgtatcttacgtgaattggttacgttgtgtacaagggttctgcacaagccgtatttccacaatactaattttttttttgagattcatgtgtaacatatccattttgtccgctgtagatgtactattagatgcaattcacagaattgtgatatcatttttcattgttgagtcacggagttttaaacttgatagtttcgttttcagaaaattttcgatttggccaatttttaataaataattgaccacctaaacaaaaaatttgaaaccagtagtcactagaattaaacttttgcttttaaatgcaacaacaaaatttctggctacgccactggccccatgtatatatatctatatatatatatatatatatatatatatatatatatatatatatatatatatatatatatatatatatatatatatatatatatatacacaccacatggggccagtggcgtagccccccccgaacaaaatttctggctacgccactgccgtaTGCCTTTATTATATATTTAGGGACATGAGTGATCATGAAAACCACACAAGATGCATCTAGAGTGACAAAATAGTATAGCAAACAGCCTGTACATGGTCGTGTGAGTATGTGCCTTTCTATTTCTGTGTCTAGTTTATGCTTCTTTAGTCGTCCGCATGGAATGTCAACATACCCCAACTGCCACTCTAGTGAGCCTCTTTGTCAACAGTAGTCCAGAAACTCATATGCATCGTATAAGCCCATGAACAAAATTTATATTGTTTATATGTAAGTGAACATACCCAGTATTGGCCATCTAACATAGTACTTCTCTTATGTGCATGCCCTCTCAATGTCTGCTGTTTCTTTGATTCTGGTTGAAGTCACAGTGATTAAACATGCATGCTACTTGAAGCTAAACTAACTATGCAGTTgtaaattaagttttttttttttaataagcctGTTTTGTGTTGTACTCTTGATCGGTGTCTACTTACGCTTTCCATTAGCACGTAGTGTCGAAAGTACCACgtcatatttttttcatttttcccccCCCGAGAACCAAGTGGAATGATGTGACCAAAGTTGTTCATTTCAGTGGATAACTATTTTGCAGATTCTGTGACCACGACACTACGTCGCAGTTATTAGGCTACAAATAGCAGTGTTCGTGTCACAAGCACCCAAATTAAATCGACAAAAGCGCGAACCGGTCACTACATACACAATGCACACAACGAAAACAGCTGACAGAAGTAAATCACCTCGTCCGTCGCTTCTGGTTGGCGGAATTTCTCCGAATTGCGGGACCAGTGCGTGTCGACATATTGCTTTAGGAGGACCGAAGCCAGCTGACGGATGGCAAATGGGCACTGCGAGTCCACCGTCAGCTCTGCTAAATGGACGCAAAAATCTGGAAGAGAGGAGGGGATGATATGCGCAGATACGGGAGCTTAGCGGGCACAGCCCCGATGATGACAGGTCCTAGAGGCCGTCCGAAAACAGGCAAGCCCCTCGTATGTATACAAAACAGAAACCAAGGAAAAACGGAATCATGGGCTGAAGCCGTGCCGACGTTCAGTTAAGCGCAAGCGGAACGACAGACATTGCGACAGCTGACGACTGGAGCCGGTATTCCTTCGAGGCATGCCGTCTACAGACAGCGATTCCTCCACATGGTCGGAGCTGTGGCCGATTCAATGACGAACCTCAGAAACGCATCGGGCGTCTTTCACTTACCGTCCGTGACTTCCAAAATTTTAAGCTGCTCTTCGGCATTTGTCCTGATTTCTTGTGAGGGCGAAAGAATGGCATTTAAAGCTTCGCACAGCGCTTCTTTCAAGCTGCGACTAACGTCGCCGCTGGTCGCCATTTTCGCCACTGCTCAAATCTGGCGGGAAAAAAAGTGCCCTTTAAAACGGGCTAGCCAAAACGTAAAATGAGAACCATATCacgttaaatatatttttaaaactaTCTATGCATCGTTTGGTGGATGCTGGAGATTGATGGGCCGGTATGCTGCAATATTAGAATCTACCAATTGCATTTCGCCACAGTGTTTACGCGTCCCAGTTGATCGCTGTGACATGGCGCTCCGTGTTTACTAGGCTCTTTGAAGTTTGCCGGTAATCTGAGTTCATCGGCTGATTTTCATCAAAAATGTGGCGTTTAACGCTCACCGCCTTCACCATATGTGTTTGGTTCGTTGGTGCGCTAGGGAATGATGTCGTTTCATCGTCATTGGTAAATACGAACGTTGATAGGAATGTGGACTTGCAGTCGCAACTTGTTAAAATTAGCACCAAAATTACGGCTGAAAATAAGGGTTCATCACCAGTAAAGCACTATCACATTGCGCTGACTGGCGAAGAAAAGCACCACTTGGCCTTTGTTGGCGCAGGCGTGAGTATACCGTTCGTACTTACTTTCGGTACTTGTTTCACTTTGCCGGTTCAAGCCCCGTCCACGTCAGAGTTTTTGAACCTTCGAGAGGCTGCAAACTACTGCCCGTAGATGTTGGAAACACCCACTGTTAGGCTTTTCTGCTCTTGTTGTTTCACTGGAGGTCCCGGCATTTTACGCAAATGCTGCATGTCTAAACGATTGTATACGTGAACACAGCTAGCGGTTACGTTTCTACGTGGAAGGCCTGCGCTGCTGCCGGTATCAGTTGAACGAAACATTTTGACCGAAAGGACCTCTCTTTTCCCGACTCCTTTTCAGATCGCCACTGACAAAGACAGTGATCTAACGATCTCGGAAGTTTCTGTGCCTGCCCAAAAGTAAGTTGTGCGATTaaaaccatgttttttttttcccctcccaaACACCGATCGTTTTCTGCTAATTCAGCTGTTCTTAACATGAGTTGGCATCTGTCTGCATAGCGGTATTGTAAAAGCTTATGTGCGGAAGCCGGCGACATATACAGCGCCGTCTTGCTATAAGACGattattgttattttttaatTATGTGTACATGTGTCTGTGTATGCGCTCCCAGGATTTGCACGTCTGTTTGGCTGCAAAGCTGCACTTTCTGACCTTTACGGCTAGCGAGACGTAGACGATTTTCGACTGGTTGAGCTTGCAGTATTGTGGACGACACAGAACATAGTGAAGAAAATTTCACCCTTCAAGAGCTTGAATATTTCACACTCTTCTCTCTTTGTGGTCGCAGGGGATTCCACCACTACCGCATCGAGCTGCCGGCTCCCTTAGCGCCTGGCAAGTCAGTGAAGCTGGTGGTCGAAACTACTTTCAGTCACCTGGTCACTCCCCACCCAACGCACATCACCCAGGCCGAACGTCAGCTTGCACTCTATCAGGGAAACCATTACTTCCTGACCCCCTATGTCACGGAGACGCAAGTGACTCGAGTGAGCCTGCCTACCCCAAAGCTCGAGTCGTTCTCAAAGCTCAAGCCAGTGACACACTCCGATAATCTGGTCACCTATGGGCCCTATGAGCAAGTCAAGCCTTACACTGAAGTAAGCGTTAAGTCCATCCTTTGCATTCACAGTGATATCACAAAGTTTTTATTGAACACATTGTCTTCCTTAGCAAGTTACCTCCTCTATTCTGTATCTGCTATTCGTTTTTTCTAGCCTTTTTCGTGAGCCGATCAGTAGTGCAGTCTAACAATTTGGGccaatcccgaaaatagtgcagtctaaaaGTGTTGGCCAATACCGCAGGTAGGGCAGTTAAAAAGATGGAATCCGTTCCCATGGGTATGTGCTGTCTAAAGATGTGGGCTGATcccaaagaaagtaaaaaaaaaattgtacggtTGACATTTCTCCAACTCCACTCGCACAAGGCACGATACATGGTACAATGGAGTGTCGTGTGCAGCGACTCCACGACATTTCCAGCTCTAACTCGCTCGGGAAGACACTAGACAGTTTTACCGGATGAACGGAGGCACATACGTGAGTggcctgcacagtgcagccacctggtggtgcagagctcaaccagacagaGGTATTACTGCAGTTACCAAGTGTATTCTGCTTCACTGATGGTGTGAATTTTCAGCAGCGGCGTAGTCGTGAACACAGTTGCTCAGCTGCTATACCGCCCGATTAGCAGAATATTGCACACACTAGAACTCTCTATTGTCCTTGATCGATTTTAACTGGAGGTTGAATCGCCTTTCAACCTATTTTCCTTGCTTTTACTCAATGTGCCTTGTGACTCTGACATACCACAATGCCCCAAAGCGTTCGTCCACTTCCTAGGTGCTGcattcacattttcttttcttgcgagAGGTCATTATCATGGAGTACACTAAGAATCTGCCCACCCCCGAAAAATTTTGGCAGACCATGTTTTCATAGTGACACTTTTTATGGTAAGGACATGCTTGACTAGCTGTTATTATAGGAAAGTTTCCTGTTTAATCGTTTGGTAGTGAATGGTGCTAAGGATTGGTTCTTAACCATATGAGCCTTCACTTTTCTGAATGTTCTGTGATAGATGCAGCACTTGTTCCTGTGTTTACCAACACAAGATACTATATTGTCAAGTTTCTTTTCTGAGATTTCACGGTGTATCTCTGTTTGCTTTCTAGGACAAGTTGACCGTGCATTATGAGAACAACAACCCGTTCCTCACAGTCACAAACCTCGAAAGGGCTATCGAAGTCTCGCACTGGGGTGTCATCTCTGTCGAGGAAGTGATCGACCTGCGTCACACTGGGGCTGTCCTCAAGGGCTCTTTCTCTCGCTACGAGTACCAGCGGGACCAGAATGGTGTTTCTTCAGTCAAATCATTCAAGGTACTGGGCCACAGTATTTGGACATAAATGCTCTATTTAAATGCTCATTTCACGTCACGTCCAGGTTGTATGAGGAATGGAAATCGTTATATGGTGTCTTTCTTGTGCTAGCAAAAATTTCTTTTACTATAATCCCTCGAAAGTGGCTATTGCTTTCTTTAGGAACCTTTAACATCATTGGAAATGACAGCTGTTCCTTAACCTCCAATGTGGGATTACCCTTCTCGGtgtcagtcttttttttttctttttttggaaatGATGCACTCCGTTTCTTTTTTCCCCTAGAATATTATAAAACAAACACAaacaatttattttttgtttatgcagaaatgaaaaaaaaaaagtggcagggATGGTATGGACAAATGCTGTTTGTTGTGTTTTCGCATTCCTATctgacaaaataaaataaaacatgcgGCAGACTAATACAATGTGAAAATGGTTAATGGAATGGTGACGCAATAAAGTTTAGGTGTACTCAATATAAAATGTAGCAGCTGCGAATGCAATTGCTGTGGAAGGTATGGCAGTGTAATTCCAACATGGATGCAGTATTTTCCGAGGAAAGAAACGTTAACAAGAGGAACTTTTTGCGCAGACTGTCCTGCCAGCTTCGGCCATGGACGTCTACTACAGGGATGAAATTGGAAACATTTCGACAAGTCACATGAGAGTCCTGCATGACTCTGTGGAGTTGGATGTGCGCCCAAGATTCCCGCTGTTCGGTGGCTGGAAGACTCACTACATTCTTGGCTACTACGTCCCCACTTACGAGTATCTTTACAATGCGGGTAATGTTGATTTGGCACTCTTAAGGCTATGTCCCCAGCTAGTTTAACAAGTTCCTAACAAGCCCGTTTCATTCTCCTAGGTGACCAATACGTCTTGCAGATGCGGTTTGTGGACCACATCTTCGATGACAGCGTTGTAGACAAGGCAAATGTCAAGATCATCCTTCCAGAGGGTGCCACGTAAGCAGGAAGCCCATTGTTAGGTGCTTGTGTAATGTCTTTAACATGGCCGAGTGCCTTTCGAGGCTAAAATAATGCAACAGCTGCATTCTCTTGGTTGTGATTTGGATTGTAGGAACATGTTTAGTCTACATAGCTGACTGCAAAAACATTGTTTACATGTTGCAGTGGTTCGTTGACTATGACATGACTAAGATGCTCCGCAAAAAGCCACATGTTTGATTctcggccacagcagccgcattctagtgggtgcgaaatgcaaaaatgctggagtacttagatttaggcgcacatcGAAGAACCCCAGATTGTCGAAATTATTCTGTCGCCCTCCACTCGGCATCTTTCATAATCTGCGAGTTGGCTTGGGACGTTAGAAACCCACGATTTCAACTTCTTGAATATAGTCTGTATAGAGCTTCTTGCGCCCATCCTGCACTCTCTGTTCACCCAGGGACATCAAGCTTCGTGTACCGTACCAGGTGAAGCGTCTGAATGACCAACGTCACTACACATACTTGGACACCATCGGGCGTCCGGTGATCGTCCTTGAAAAGACTAACCTTGTTGAGCAGCACATCCAGGACTTCCAGGTAATGAAACCCGTGTTGGCTGCAAGCATTCGGCATCTGCACTTCGCTGTGACAAACATTTTTCAACCTCGAAACTTACGTGATGTGCCTTCTcatctctcactctctttctctccccccaTTCTTGCAGGTTCACTACAAGTTCAAGAAGCTGCTTATGCTCCAGGAGCCCCTTCTTGTGGTTGTGGTTCTCTACTTGCTGTTCCTCCTCGTGGTCATCTATGTCAGGCTGGATTTCACCATCAGCAAGGTTTGTGCCTGGGAACAGCGTTGCATGATGTGTCACCGCTCAAGCTTGCacagaaaaatgcaaaagaaacactcaGGCACAGCCTCAGTGGCTTGTAACTTTACAGCAAAGACTGAAGTACTGTTCATACAAGGCGCATCACTGTAGGGAGTAACCCAGTTGAAGGCACAGCTGTTCATTGGTGTTTCTGACTCTTCAATGTGGCAGTCGCACtaatattcccccccccccccccccacggcccCTATTTCCTCTGCACATAAGACTTTCATATAAGTAAACATAATCTGCCATACAGTTAACGTAAAATGACCCACAAATCTCCTAGCACTGCCGATGCATTAGCTCTGGTGTTTATTTACTAATCAAGTTATTTAGGTATTCATTTTCACATTTGTTAAACAGTAATGCGGAATATGGTGTCACTTCAGCCTAATGGGTGTGGCGGTTCACTTTCATTCGGCAAGATGGAGCATGCATGCTAAACAATACACAGATTGTTTGGGTTGACAACAGGGCTCTTTTGTCACTTGCATTAACCATTCATTTGAGACAAATAAAGCATAAAATTACCAATAACGTGGTATTTGCCAACTAATCTTTTCTGTTTCGCAATTTAAATGGTTAAGGCTTGAGAGCGACAAGGAACAAAGCTTTCACATCCTCTGAAAATTGTGGTTGGTACAGGACCCGGTTCACGAGAGCAAGCTGCAAGTGAGCGGCCTGCTGGAGAAGGCAGCTGCTACTCAAGATCGCCGAGCTGACTTGTATGCTCAGCACGACGCAGCTTTGGCTAAGTACAAGGCAAGCAAGGATGCCTCTGGGTTCCAGGCATCGCTGAAGAAGATAAACGCAGAGCACAAGACCCTCACACAGACCCTGGCTGATTGCCTCACCAGGCTGAAGCAGGAGAGCATTGAGGCTGCTGAACCGGTACGTTGATGAACTATTGTTGTACGGCAAAATGGAATACTAGGCAAGTTGGTACGTACTTATAATTTCGGAGTGTAGGACACActggtacaaaagaaaaaagctgtTGTACAGTACAGTGCAACGATCAGCTTTTGCTTTGGTGCATTACAAAATTTAGCCACATATAATGGCCATCGTTTGGTCGCATATTTTGTACAATAGAATCGCCCTTtcatgcagcttctttttttttttttttttttgaggcagaACGGGTGGAACGAGGCTGGTAAGGGCTTAGATTTTTGCCGTTCAGTTTCTTAAGGGCAAGAGTAAGGCGTTTTGTTATGCGGCTCAGTACCATGCAGCAGGGCCAAGGTTGCGAGGCCTGCAAACGTAAGTGCTTGTGCGAGCCACAAAGCACAGGTACCGTTACCTGTGTTTGACCTGCCGATTGGTCGAAAAGCTCAtagcttccacagtgttgcacAGAACTAGTGGGACAGAGTATAGATAGCTGTGGACCGAGGGACCTTGCAACACTTTTTTTCTCGAAAACTGAGAGATACACTGGAGTCGGTGCAATGCCTTTCAATGCGGGATGAAAGTTTGTTAGTTCAGACGGGACAGAACAAGCTTAGATTAATGCACGTTGAATCTTATTTTTTGTCCATGCATGACAGGTGAGCGAGCTGCAGCGTCTGGACAAGCTGCTCAGGGAACAGTTCCAGCAACACGTGGCCCAGCTGGAGAAGTTCATGGGTGGCAAGATGAGCAAGCAGCAGTACCTGGACATCGAAGCCAGCAttcagaagaagaaagaagacctGGCCGAGAAGATGCACACCATCACTGCCTCACTCTAGTCGCCCTCCCCCCTTCCTGCCTATAGCAGTTTCATCACTCTCCTGCTGTCTAATGTGTCAGCCAGACAACCCTGCCATCCACATTATGCCTCAATATAATCGTTCTTTAAGCCGTACCAGTAGGTAATTGTAATGAATTAGTTAGGGCAAGCAGCTAGCATCTCAGCTTAGGAGATTACAAGCCCCTATTGCAGTAAAAGTTCCACAGGATACCTAACTACAGGGTTGAATAAATGAGAGAGAGTGGTTTTGTAACACCAGGTCACGTTGCATTACATCTCTTGCTTGTGTAGCAAAGGTATGAAATGTAGTCTTAGATTTAGCTAAAGCACGGTAGAGGTTTTTCTCTGTACATAGCAGTGCATATAAACAGGCAACTGGATAGATGAATTTTGACATGTCTGCATGCTTGTGTGTAAACCAGTACTGGAAAACATGAGAGGCAGAGTTGTCTTGGCTGACGCTTCAGGCACATTTCAAGTTCAGTGCCCAATAAGTGCAAAATAAGGGAGCTGATGACTGCCCGGTGTGTTACAAAACTTGTTTGTGTATGGGTGTGTGCCTTTGTGCAACATGTTGGTTTTGTTTTGGGTAAGCTTAGATGGCATCACTCATTATGTGTTCTAAGCCATTGTCATTCCAAAGTTGAATAaaaggttctttttttcttactgtgGATTTCTCTTAGCAGCAAGGACAGGCAGTTTCTGGCTAGGATTCGCTGGAGCCATTTTCTTTATATGTCCGACTGCTGTTGCAAGCTTTGGTTCGTTTATCCTTTCTTCCTTGCCTTATGCACTGGGTCAGCTAAAGCAACACATAAAAATGCTTAAGTTACGATTGTAAATCATATTTTTGCCAACTTGCTCTGCATTCATTTGGTGGAGAAGGTTGTGCAACACAGAAGAAAACGTGCATGAAACAACCTTTTGAATCTGTGCAAGCCAAAGTGCCGGGATGTCCGCGTGGAATGTCGCGTCGTTTCACCATCTCTCGGTTTTTTAACGTTTCTGGCAAGACAATTGCAAGAATGGCGTATTATGAACTGCCAAGATGAAAACTGCGCTGTGGTGTGGCATGTTGTGAACCTCTACAGTCATCCGAGGCTTACAGAAGCCTTTTATCAACAGAGGTGGGTCAAGAGCACAGAAGAGCACGTTCACAAAAGGATATGTTTACACTTGCACTCTTCACAATCACTGAAGATACAGTTCCTTTACGGTTCACACGGGCATAAAACGAGACACTGGACAGCGCAGCAACAATGAACAAACTGCATCCACCTGTGATGTGTGAAGGGTGGCGGGTGTGGGTACAAATACTGCAAATGCACATTAATATGGAAGATGTAAAGAAGGGTTATCCTGACATCCCATACAAAGAAGCTCGCAAGGACCTTCAGGTCACCAAAATAGTGTACAATGAAAGGCTGAGCGACCTAGTTGGGCAATTCGTCCACAAAAGGAGATATTGCTTGCGCTTGGTGAGTGAGCATGCAGTTTGGCAACGGTGCAATTGATGCCCGAGCAAGGCAAAATCAAGGCCATGGATAGCAAAGAGGGAAGAACTCGTGGGAAGTGATTTGCTGGCTTGTGCACAAAATGTTCCTTTTGAAGTGCTTTTACTGTTGAATTCTTGGCACAGAACAGTGGCACATTTTGCTATGTTACTTTAACGAAGGAAAGGTGCAGTTCAGATGGACTGGCGGGAGATAAGGGATGAACATGGGCTAGTGCAAAGTCTCTCTACATTTGGTCATTGTATTCAACACTGTGCTGCATTATTCCTTCAGCATAATGAAACAAGTAGCCCAGCAACAGGTCTTGACGACTGGCTGAAGCATAGCCTAGTGCGTGATCAGGAAATGAAAGCAGCTGATGGCCCCTTGATTCACTCCCCATCCCCGCCTTCTGCTTGCTACCATACACCTTGTTCAGAGCATAAATGTGACTCAGAAATAATGCTTGTCTTCAATGGTGCCATATCTACGTTTATAAGTTTGAATTTGAATTTATTTGAATCAAACAACAACAAAGGCAGTGCTTTTGTATGGGTATTAAAGGAAGACTGCAAGTCTAACAGGAATGGCAGATAACATTTTCAAAATGGCAAAAACAGATAACTTTGATGCTTTTTAGAGACAGCCAAAAGTCCGTATTTGGAACATGACA
This window contains:
- the LOC135916226 gene encoding dolichyl-diphosphooligosaccharide--protein glycosyltransferase subunit 1; translated protein: MWRLTLTAFTICVWFVGALGNDVVSSSLVNTNVDRNVDLQSQLVKISTKITAENKGSSPVKHYHIALTGEEKHHLAFVGAGIATDKDSDLTISEVSVPAQKGFHHYRIELPAPLAPGKSVKLVVETTFSHLVTPHPTHITQAERQLALYQGNHYFLTPYVTETQVTRVSLPTPKLESFSKLKPVTHSDNLVTYGPYEQVKPYTEDKLTVHYENNNPFLTVTNLERAIEVSHWGVISVEEVIDLRHTGAVLKGSFSRYEYQRDQNGVSSVKSFKTVLPASAMDVYYRDEIGNISTSHMRVLHDSVELDVRPRFPLFGGWKTHYILGYYVPTYEYLYNAGDQYVLQMRFVDHIFDDSVVDKANVKIILPEGATDIKLRVPYQVKRLNDQRHYTYLDTIGRPVIVLEKTNLVEQHIQDFQVHYKFKKLLMLQEPLLVVVVLYLLFLLVVIYVRLDFTISKDPVHESKLQVSGLLEKAAATQDRRADLYAQHDAALAKYKASKDASGFQASLKKINAEHKTLTQTLADCLTRLKQESIEAAEPVSELQRLDKLLREQFQQHVAQLEKFMGGKMSKQQYLDIEASIQKKKEDLAEKMHTITASL